A genomic window from Chitinophaga pollutisoli includes:
- a CDS encoding helix-turn-helix domain-containing protein — MESAKNEMPITPMLFPLEPDVFWQKLRLLVREEVGRLEAQPAAGGSTFVTPGLTYKPLLKIAEVCQLFQVTRPTIYDWIKCGKLKRYKVRSRAYFLWNDIQQLLYPDGSSGQSSPVI, encoded by the coding sequence ATGGAAAGTGCGAAGAATGAAATGCCCATCACGCCAATGCTGTTTCCTTTGGAACCGGATGTATTCTGGCAAAAGTTGCGCTTGCTGGTGCGGGAGGAAGTCGGCCGGTTGGAAGCACAACCTGCGGCGGGCGGCTCCACGTTTGTTACCCCCGGCCTTACCTACAAACCCCTACTAAAGATTGCCGAGGTATGCCAGCTATTTCAAGTTACCCGCCCCACCATCTACGATTGGATCAAGTGTGGCAAGCTGAAGCGGTATAAAGTCCGGTCGCGGGCTTATTTCCTCTGGAACGACATTCAGCAATTGCTCTACCCGGATGGTTCGTCAGGGCAGTCATCTCCTGTCATTTGA
- a CDS encoding ATP-binding protein, which translates to MANDYKDEFLLRLQKSEIYATLKAKCKDKEPEVIALVDNAVSYAFQRTKTIIKHMGEFTLHDGDHLFRVLNLMEKLLPAQTIRNFSTPELMLLVLCAFFHDIGMAPDERQVLAWRRIWDSEPEIDEEDRNSYNDFYRFYSARPEQREIIERNINRGKVANADTIKAYLITEFIRQTHADRAREIIEKDWNGKIVYRDTDLTVEFAQICYGHNEDALNLLDLEKNYLCAENAFACLPLIGVILRLADILDFDAKRTPSILYSHLYVRDPISLKEWNKHRAVEAWEISSELIQFNAKCTHPAIEASIHQFCDIIDHELSMCNNVASSLNEFNKSKNRDIAVKFPFKVNRDKITTKKNIHNQPLYLYRDTQFNLSKRQVIDLLMGTKLYGNPEVALRELLQNSIDACLLRQAQERKWGNPYNPEIYVKYYLEGTDNVLEIIDNGTGMDQHIIDNYYSRVGSSFYKSTEFFNLKSESNADFTPTSRFGIGILSCFMVADTLIVDTKRVYAKHKSSDALNITVEGQESIFWIRDGRRELPGTTTKLVLRKARNPWQNMTEEVFIKSVENVIPNPPFRINIHTTSHQQVRDENSFKSVKTTSLKDYSWDYNENIKIIEIPLDGKEDGIIGSASIAILERHGMPVENIDLTSIDITVENENYTLEKKLWVSTNSITQESNSITINDDGGIKKDSSTRELTISKSRISLHGIEVPSSLFPESWRRTANQVKISFPFPMILIVDVCGKRDLDLNSPRTEIIISEKWFNFEEQLAVVICSGLSKLVTKEYWTALKKIFERSTNEVFLNALKKVK; encoded by the coding sequence ATGGCAAACGACTACAAAGACGAATTTTTACTACGGCTTCAAAAGAGTGAAATTTATGCTACGTTGAAAGCTAAGTGTAAGGACAAGGAACCAGAAGTAATTGCCTTAGTTGATAATGCCGTATCATATGCTTTTCAGCGAACGAAGACAATCATCAAACACATGGGTGAGTTTACACTCCATGATGGAGATCACCTTTTCAGGGTTTTAAATCTGATGGAAAAACTGCTCCCTGCCCAAACTATACGGAATTTTTCAACTCCGGAATTAATGCTTTTAGTTTTGTGTGCATTCTTTCACGATATTGGTATGGCTCCTGATGAAAGGCAGGTATTGGCCTGGAGGAGAATTTGGGATAGTGAGCCCGAGATAGACGAGGAGGATAGGAATAGCTATAATGATTTTTATCGATTCTATTCAGCAAGACCGGAACAACGAGAAATAATCGAACGCAACATTAATCGAGGAAAGGTAGCAAATGCTGATACTATAAAGGCTTATTTAATAACAGAATTTATCCGGCAAACTCATGCGGACAGGGCAAGAGAAATAATTGAAAAAGACTGGAATGGGAAAATTGTTTATCGTGATACCGACCTTACAGTTGAATTCGCTCAAATTTGCTACGGACACAATGAAGATGCGTTAAATCTTCTTGATCTTGAAAAGAATTATTTATGTGCTGAAAATGCATTTGCTTGCTTACCACTGATTGGAGTGATTTTACGGTTAGCCGATATTTTAGATTTTGATGCGAAGCGAACACCATCTATTTTGTATTCCCATCTGTATGTAAGAGATCCAATATCTTTGAAAGAGTGGAATAAGCATCGCGCTGTTGAGGCGTGGGAAATTAGTTCAGAATTGATTCAGTTTAACGCTAAATGTACTCACCCTGCTATTGAGGCGTCAATACACCAGTTTTGCGATATTATTGATCATGAGTTAAGCATGTGTAATAACGTTGCCTCTTCTCTTAATGAGTTTAATAAATCTAAAAACCGAGATATCGCTGTTAAGTTTCCATTTAAAGTAAACCGGGATAAAATAACAACAAAAAAGAATATTCATAATCAACCACTATATTTATATCGAGATACCCAGTTTAATTTAAGTAAGCGTCAAGTTATTGATCTTCTTATGGGTACAAAGCTATACGGCAATCCAGAAGTGGCACTCAGGGAACTGTTGCAAAATTCTATTGATGCTTGCCTGTTAAGACAAGCTCAGGAAAGAAAATGGGGAAACCCATACAACCCTGAAATCTATGTCAAGTACTATTTAGAGGGAACTGATAATGTTCTTGAAATTATTGATAATGGTACTGGAATGGATCAACATATAATTGACAATTATTATTCAAGAGTAGGATCTTCGTTTTACAAGTCAACTGAATTTTTTAATTTAAAATCTGAGTCAAATGCAGATTTTACACCTACCTCAAGATTTGGGATCGGCATTTTATCCTGTTTCATGGTCGCGGACACTTTGATCGTTGATACTAAAAGAGTTTATGCCAAACATAAGTCAAGTGATGCTCTAAATATCACAGTCGAAGGACAAGAAAGCATTTTTTGGATTAGGGACGGTAGGCGAGAATTGCCAGGGACAACCACAAAACTCGTTCTGAGAAAAGCTCGGAATCCATGGCAAAATATGACGGAAGAAGTATTCATAAAGTCTGTAGAAAATGTGATTCCAAATCCACCTTTCAGGATCAATATACATACTACATCACATCAACAAGTAAGAGACGAGAACAGTTTTAAAAGTGTTAAGACTACGTCACTTAAAGATTATTCATGGGACTACAACGAGAATATTAAGATAATCGAAATTCCATTGGACGGAAAGGAAGACGGCATCATTGGTTCCGCATCAATTGCGATTTTAGAACGTCACGGTATGCCAGTTGAAAACATTGACTTGACTTCAATTGACATAACAGTTGAAAATGAGAATTACACCCTTGAAAAAAAACTTTGGGTTTCAACGAATTCTATAACACAAGAATCCAATTCGATAACTATTAATGATGATGGTGGAATAAAAAAGGACAGTTCAACAAGAGAATTGACAATATCTAAGTCTAGAATATCATTACATGGAATTGAGGTGCCGTCATCACTTTTCCCTGAATCATGGAGAAGAACCGCAAATCAAGTCAAAATATCCTTTCCTTTTCCAATGATTTTAATTGTTGACGTATGCGGCAAGAGAGATTTAGACTTAAACTCTCCCCGCACAGAAATAATAATTAGTGAAAAGTGGTTTAACTTTGAGGAACAGCTTGCAGTTGTAATTTGCAGCGGACTTTCAAAATTAGTAACAAAAGAGTACTGGACAGCGCTTAAGAAAATTTTTGAAAGATCAACAAATGAGGTTTTTTTGAATGCATTGAAAAAGGTTAAATAG
- a CDS encoding FCD domain-containing protein, with protein sequence MDLIDIKDSLKSVDTSSLVDKVEANLVALLQERKLKVGDSIPTELELAEALGVSRTVVREALLRLRLMGLIESKKKKGAVITSPDILGLLGKSMNPYILSEETLRDIFEIRLVLEIGMADLLFQNLQPQDIEDLNNIVNSEPAIVGENHIFNISQEIAFHGKLYEITGNATLKKFQKMLLPVFDYVHHSGLLRKQSTVRNFVSHKGLVDILQNGSPELFRNAMRNHLENHFARLFD encoded by the coding sequence ATGGACCTCATCGATATTAAGGACAGTTTGAAGTCGGTAGATACCAGTTCGTTGGTGGACAAGGTGGAGGCTAATCTGGTGGCTTTGTTGCAGGAGCGCAAGCTGAAAGTGGGGGATTCCATCCCGACGGAACTGGAGCTGGCGGAAGCGCTGGGGGTTAGCAGAACGGTGGTGCGGGAAGCGCTGCTGCGCTTGCGGCTCATGGGTTTAATCGAGTCTAAAAAGAAGAAAGGGGCGGTGATTACCAGTCCGGATATCCTGGGGCTGTTGGGCAAAAGCATGAACCCCTACATTCTCAGTGAAGAGACGCTCCGCGATATATTTGAGATTCGCCTCGTATTGGAAATCGGGATGGCCGACCTGCTGTTTCAAAACCTCCAGCCGCAGGACATCGAAGACCTGAATAATATCGTGAACAGCGAGCCGGCAATCGTGGGAGAAAATCATATTTTCAATATCAGCCAGGAGATCGCATTCCACGGAAAACTATACGAGATCACCGGCAACGCCACCTTGAAGAAATTCCAGAAAATGTTGTTGCCCGTTTTTGATTATGTGCATCACAGCGGCCTGCTGCGAAAGCAATCCACCGTTCGTAATTTCGTCAGCCATAAGGGCCTGGTGGATATCCTGCAGAACGGCTCCCCGGAGCTGTTCCGCAACGCGATGCGCAACCACCTGGAAAATCATTTCGCCCGTCTTTTTGATTGA
- a CDS encoding SusC/RagA family TonB-linked outer membrane protein — MKFACLRGLVFLTCLLTSLTARPQSGPLTGKVVSGDDNTPLIGVTIVIKAKKKAVQSNDKGHFSIDAQPGDVLSVSYIGFTPQEITVGQNRQLNIVLASSASRMDEVVITGYGSAKRSKLTSSIAKLDNKILETGLRSNPAQALAGTISGVRVATGSGRPGAMPSIILRGGTNFDGSGSPLVVIDGQVRGSLSDINPEDIGSLEVLKDASATAIYGARASNGVILITSKRGKAGTSSINLQAKRGYAYMNSPYNFLSAEDYIKWTRLGVVQAIKNGTLAPSALSAVGPRGTGNLYKDGAGNILDGNYDSRAIWSTMRLNDINRELLSANNGWKTMTDAVKTNAAGDYDPNGTNAELIYKDFNYGDYAFKSPAVTQDYNVGMSGGNDRGKYYANLGYFDEEGLPLNVFYRRLTFTGNADYKIRDWLTSETGIQYAMANWKDQTLVNGESNYWGRMLSAPPTMRGTNANGELLLGRDASDGNPVYNADKYIRKNQTDKFTLTQRFNFQFTPDISGRIGAILFYDEGFYESFNKDYRTGLLNATNPNAGWNRDRASSASFDRTINQTYNATLSYKKQINRHSIDALAGFEYFDAYGKGVSASGRLAPTDDFMDLGLTLNNNLTQTRGTDSYHNRERIMSGFGNLMYDWDGKYLATFTVRHDGYSRLLGNNQYGTFPAGSVGWMAHKENFLKSADWLSYLKLRASYGLNGNIGIGTANAIGLYELQGAYGAQAAYNGITGYLQTAISNPNLKWEKTKTAEVGADLGFFNNRLTASFAYYNRLTDDKLTYINLPTSSGISSIRTNNGSMRNRGLEMELNYKVINNKDLTWSVAANASWNKNIVVKLPFNGNDKNRQGGQQVFDPASGRMVWVGGLQEGMEWGEVYGFVSDGIIRNDKDLADYNKIDIAAGEVQYGAAAGKRVASQKLITEKGLTNHIATQLGDMKWRDLDRNDTIDYRDMTRLGRTIPRWTGGINTTVSYKNFQLFVRMDFALGHIQQDFMNMWALGSFQGEFNATDVVKDTWTPENPNAKYPRYTWADQLNTKNYDRPSSMFWVNSSYLCFRDVSLSYKVPSHILKPARINGLTLTVTGQNLGYITNSQINLPERTGNQNSAYIIPTQLIFGANLQF; from the coding sequence ATGAAATTCGCTTGCTTAAGGGGCCTCGTCTTCCTGACCTGCCTCCTCACCTCCCTCACCGCCCGGCCACAATCCGGGCCTCTCACCGGGAAAGTCGTTTCCGGAGATGATAACACCCCTCTCATCGGGGTCACCATCGTCATCAAAGCCAAAAAGAAAGCCGTCCAATCCAACGACAAAGGCCATTTCTCCATCGACGCTCAACCCGGAGACGTCCTCTCCGTTTCCTACATCGGATTCACCCCGCAGGAAATCACCGTCGGACAAAACCGCCAACTTAACATCGTCCTCGCCTCCTCCGCCTCCCGGATGGATGAAGTAGTCATAACCGGCTACGGTTCGGCCAAAAGATCGAAACTTACCTCCAGTATCGCCAAACTGGACAACAAAATTCTCGAAACCGGCCTCCGCTCCAACCCTGCTCAGGCGCTCGCCGGCACCATCTCCGGCGTTCGTGTAGCCACCGGCTCAGGCAGGCCCGGCGCCATGCCCAGCATCATCCTCCGCGGTGGCACCAACTTCGACGGGTCCGGCTCCCCCCTCGTTGTGATCGATGGCCAGGTGCGCGGCTCCCTGAGCGACATCAACCCGGAAGATATCGGCTCCCTCGAGGTATTGAAAGACGCATCCGCCACCGCCATATATGGCGCCCGCGCCTCCAACGGCGTGATCCTCATCACCTCCAAACGCGGCAAAGCCGGCACCTCTTCCATCAACCTCCAGGCGAAACGCGGCTATGCCTACATGAACTCACCCTACAACTTCCTCTCCGCGGAAGACTATATTAAATGGACCCGCCTGGGCGTCGTGCAAGCCATCAAAAACGGTACCCTCGCTCCCTCCGCCCTCTCCGCAGTCGGCCCCCGCGGCACCGGGAACCTTTATAAAGACGGCGCCGGCAACATCCTCGACGGCAACTACGACTCCCGCGCCATCTGGAGCACCATGCGCCTCAACGATATTAACCGCGAACTCCTCAGCGCCAACAATGGCTGGAAAACCATGACCGACGCCGTGAAAACAAATGCCGCCGGCGATTACGATCCAAATGGCACCAACGCCGAACTCATCTATAAAGACTTTAACTACGGCGACTATGCCTTCAAATCACCCGCCGTTACCCAGGATTACAACGTTGGCATGTCAGGTGGAAACGACCGCGGCAAGTACTACGCCAACCTCGGCTACTTCGACGAAGAAGGCCTTCCTCTCAACGTATTCTACCGCCGCCTCACTTTTACCGGCAACGCCGATTATAAAATCCGCGATTGGCTGACCTCCGAAACCGGCATCCAGTACGCCATGGCGAATTGGAAAGACCAGACCCTCGTGAACGGCGAATCCAACTACTGGGGCCGCATGCTCTCCGCCCCGCCCACCATGCGCGGCACCAACGCCAATGGGGAACTGCTCCTCGGCCGAGACGCCAGCGACGGCAACCCGGTTTACAATGCCGACAAATACATCCGTAAAAACCAAACCGACAAATTCACGCTCACACAGCGCTTCAACTTCCAGTTTACGCCTGACATCTCCGGCCGCATCGGGGCGATCCTGTTCTATGACGAAGGCTTTTATGAAAGCTTCAACAAAGATTACCGCACCGGCCTCCTGAATGCCACCAACCCGAATGCAGGCTGGAACCGCGACCGCGCCAGCAGCGCCAGCTTCGACCGCACCATCAACCAAACCTACAATGCCACGCTCAGCTACAAAAAACAGATAAACCGCCACAGCATCGACGCATTGGCCGGTTTTGAATACTTCGACGCATATGGGAAAGGCGTCAGCGCCAGCGGCCGCCTCGCGCCCACCGACGATTTCATGGACCTGGGCCTGACCCTCAACAACAATCTCACCCAAACTCGCGGCACCGATTCCTACCACAACCGTGAAAGGATTATGTCGGGTTTCGGAAACCTGATGTACGACTGGGACGGTAAATACCTCGCCACCTTCACCGTTCGTCATGATGGTTATTCCCGTCTCCTGGGCAATAACCAATACGGCACATTCCCCGCCGGCTCCGTCGGCTGGATGGCGCATAAAGAAAACTTCCTGAAAAGCGCGGACTGGCTCTCATACCTGAAACTCCGCGCCAGCTACGGCCTGAACGGCAACATCGGCATCGGCACCGCCAACGCCATCGGTTTATACGAACTGCAGGGCGCTTATGGTGCGCAGGCCGCCTACAACGGCATCACCGGCTACCTCCAAACCGCCATTTCAAATCCCAACCTGAAATGGGAAAAAACGAAAACGGCGGAAGTCGGCGCAGACCTCGGGTTCTTCAACAACAGGCTCACCGCGTCTTTCGCGTATTACAACAGGCTGACCGACGACAAGCTCACTTACATCAACCTCCCGACCTCTTCGGGCATCTCATCCATACGCACCAACAACGGCAGTATGCGCAACCGCGGGCTGGAAATGGAGCTTAATTATAAAGTGATCAATAATAAAGACCTTACCTGGTCGGTTGCCGCCAACGCCAGCTGGAATAAAAACATCGTCGTGAAGCTGCCTTTCAACGGCAACGACAAAAACCGCCAGGGCGGCCAGCAGGTATTTGACCCCGCTTCCGGAAGGATGGTATGGGTTGGCGGATTACAGGAAGGCATGGAATGGGGTGAAGTGTATGGATTCGTGAGTGACGGGATCATCCGCAACGATAAAGACCTGGCCGATTACAACAAGATCGACATCGCGGCAGGGGAAGTGCAATACGGTGCAGCGGCCGGCAAACGCGTGGCCAGCCAAAAACTGATCACTGAAAAAGGATTGACCAACCACATCGCCACGCAGCTCGGCGACATGAAATGGCGCGACCTCGACCGGAACGACACCATCGACTACCGCGACATGACCCGTCTGGGCAGAACCATTCCCCGTTGGACGGGCGGCATCAACACCACCGTTTCCTACAAAAACTTTCAGCTGTTCGTTCGTATGGACTTTGCGCTGGGCCACATTCAGCAGGATTTCATGAACATGTGGGCGCTGGGCAGCTTCCAGGGCGAATTTAACGCCACAGATGTGGTGAAAGACACCTGGACGCCGGAAAACCCCAACGCCAAATATCCCCGCTATACCTGGGCCGACCAGCTGAATACCAAGAACTACGACCGTCCCAGCAGCATGTTCTGGGTCAACTCCAGCTACCTCTGCTTCCGCGACGTTTCCCTCAGCTACAAAGTTCCTTCCCACATCCTCAAACCGGCACGCATCAACGGGCTCACGCTCACCGTTACCGGCCAGAACCTGGGATACATCACCAACAGCCAGATCAACCTGCCCGAGCGCACCGGCAACCAGAACAGTGCCTACATCATCCCGACGCAGCTGATCTTCGGCGCCAACCTTCAATTCTGA